The region TGCCTTTTGCTATAACACCTCTCCACTATGATTGGAGCCTGGGTGCAAAAATCTTTCCCGGAAGCGCTCGCCCATAGGGCATCACTTGCCGTAGGATGCCCTATGAGTGGCAGAGCGATCGCTCTTTGTTTTTGTAAATCCTATGCTTTACCCAAGGCTGATGCCCCGCACAAACTTCTCGACGCGATCCATTCCTTTTTGAATCGATGCCATATCGGTTGCGTAAGACAGGCGGATACAATCATCTGCACCGAAAGCAATTCCAGGAACAACCGCAACTTGGTGAGATTCTAGCAGCGCGTTACAGAACTCCATCGATTTCATCCCCGTTTGACTAATATCGGGAAACATGTAAAACGCTCCATCAGGTTTCGGACACACGAGTCCGGGAATCGCATTCAGACGATCTAACATCACCTGTCGCCGTGCGGCAAAGGCTTGGCACATTTCTTCCACGCAATCTTGCGAACCTTCTAACGCTGCGATCGCACCATACTGAGCAAAGGTACAGACATTGGATGTACTGTGACTTTGAATGGTTGTTGCGGCTTTAATCAGTTCTACCGGCCCTGCCAGATACCCTAAACGCCAACCCGTCATCGAGTAGGCTTTGGCAAACCCATTACTAATAATGGTGCGATCAAAAATTTCTGCCCCAATCGCACCAATACTCAGATGTTCTGCACCGTCATAAAGAATTCTTTCGTAAATTTCGTCCGAAACCACCCAAATATTGTTCTCAACTACAACCTCTGCCAGTGCTTTAATTTCCTCTGGCGTGTAAATCATGCCGGTCGGATTTGAGGGAGAATTGAGGACAAATAATTTGGTTTTAGGGGTGATGGCTGAGCGTAACTGGTCTGGGGTAATTTTGTAACCACTAGAGACATCGGTAGAAACAATCACGGGAGTTCCTTCCGCCAGCTTTACCATTTCGGGGTAGGAAAGCCAATAAGGCGCTGGGATAATCACTTCATCCCCCGCTTCAATCAGCGCCAGCATCAGGTTAAACAGAGAATGCTTACCACCGTTGGTGACAATGACATTTTCTGCGTTATAACAAAGACCGTTATCTTCTCTCAACTTACGGGCGATCGCTTCCCGTAATTTTGGCTCCCCCGCCGCTGGACCATACTTGGTTTTTCCTTCCTGTAGAGCTTTCTCGGCTGCGGCTTTGATATGGGCTGGGGTGTCAAAGTCTGGTTCCCCAGCACTGAAACTACAGACATCTATCCCTTCGGCTTTCAAGGCTTTCGCCTTCGCGGCAATTGCCAGAGTAAGGGAGGGAGGAACTTGACCAACTCGTGCTGCCAGCTTCATGCTTATTACACCCAACAACTAACTAAAGAATTAAGGGATAGAATTTCGTTTGCACGCTTCCTAGTTTCCCAGAGGAAGTGGCGATCTCGCTGTAAATTGGCTTTTTTTTTAGTTTTCCTGCCGTGCCACAGGAGTAGGTGCCGATCATCTGGATGGTCAGCTCACTTGTTATAACAGTCAGGGATAACCGCCAAAAAGTCATCACTATTAAGAATTAAGCTCAGAATTAGGATATTAATCTGTTAACAATACTGCGAATCCTAAACTGTGAAAGCATTAACTTTAGTTAAAGAAAGACTACAAAATATATCTTTCCTAAACTGATGTGTGTTTAGTTACTCACTTAGCTTCAGACCTTTCAAACTGGAAATACTATTTTTGACACAAAGTTCTATTCCTTAATTAAAAAGTGTTGTAGATGTTAGACACCCAACGCTACTACAAAATTCTCGACCTAAATCCGGGAGCCTCACCGGAGGAAGTTCATCAGGGCTACATTGATTTAACCTGGGTTTGGCATCCTGATCGGTTTGCCGGTCATCCCCGGTTACAACAAAAGGCACACCACAAGCTTCAAGAAATCAATGAAGCTCATGCTCAGTTACGCTATTTACAAACAGTTCCTCGCACCCAAGGTTTTCGTACTCCATCTAAACCACAGGCAACTCCAGTCCCTCAAGCTCCTTCTTCTCCTTCTTCTTCAGAGGGATTGTATCAACAGCGAGCGAAGCAGACGAGGGAAGTCAACAACCCAAAAACTGTCAAGGAGTGCAAGCCAAACTTAAGTCCCAATCGCCGTCATTTCGATGATTGGTTAGATTAATGAGTGCCATCACCCAAGATTGCAATGGAGGTTTGAGTGGTTTTAGTAGGGTGGGCAATGCCCACCCTACGTGTTCGGAGTGAGTCGGATCATTATTAACCTTGTTCAGTGAGACTATTGAGCCACATCCAACTCATTGCTCAAGAGTTCTACATTTTGTCGGAAAGCCATTAAGGCGTGACCCTCCCGCATCTCCATCAAGGCGCGGAGAATATTATCAGAATTTTCGGCGGATACGACTGTCTTGATCTCGATGTTCGTGTTGTAACCCGCAATATCCCCCAAGCGTCTGCCATGACCGCCCTCGCCCTGAGCCTGACTAATGGTATATCCTGTTACTTCCTTACTTTTGAGGAGTTTCACAAGACGCTCTCTAAGTACGGATTCACCAATAATAGTGATTAAGACAGCAGCTTGTACAGGACTTCCTTTGGTAGACATAACATAGCTCCTAAACATAGTCGTTTCAGCAAAGACAACCCCACAGTGAGACAACAGACCCCACTGTACGTTAACGAGCCAGTTATTCAATCCCTTAAGAAATCCAACAACCCGTTAAGGAAGACTGGAGGTTGTCAGATTTCAACCGTTCCATTGACAAAATTTTCTTCTGCCATATATTAGTCTAGAAGGGTTATGCCCTCTTTCGCTTCAAGTTGCATCAGTTTTCATCCTTGCGACATATATCTTTTAGAACTTTGATGCGTTGCAGCTAAGTTAAAACCGAGGTTTAGGCAATCGTTACTTCATTGGACAAGTAAATATCCTGAATGGCATGAAACAGTTTGATACCCTCTTCAAAGGGTCGCTGGAAGGTTTTGCGACCAGAGATTAAGCCAGAACCACCCGCACGTTTGTTGATTACAGCCGTGCGAATCGCTTCGGCAAAATCGCTTTTACCCGATGCGCCACCGGAGTTAATTAAACCCGCACGACCTGCATAGCAGTTCAGCACTTGGTAGCGAGTTAAGTCAATGGGGTGGTCGGTTGTGAGTTCAGAATAGACGCGCTCGTTGGTTTTGCCGTATGACTTGCCAGATGCTTTAGCGACGGCACCGTAGCCGTTGTTATTTTCAGGCAGCTTTTGCTTGATAATGTCGGCTTCGATTGTTACGCCCAAGTGGTTAGCTTGTCCCGTAAGGTCAGCCGCAATATGATAATCCTGGTCTTGCTTAAATGCATTGTTGCGGAGATAGCACCACAGGATTGTTGCCATACCGAGTTCGTGGGCGCGGGCAAAGGCGCGGCTGACTTCCTGAATTTGGCGGGTGGACTGGTCGGAACCAAAGTAAATGGTTGCCCCTACGGCCACCGCCCCTAAATTCCAGGCTTGCTCGACACTGGCGAACATAATCTGGTCGAATTGGTTGGGGTAAGTCAGCAGTTCATTATGGTTGATTTTGGCAATGAAGGGGATGCGGTGGGCATACTTACGAGATACCATCCCCAAGACGCCGAGAGTGGTCGCTACGCCATTGCAACCCCCTGCGATCGCCAATTTGACGATGTTTTCCGGGTCAAAGTACATCGGATTGGGGGCAAAGGAGGCACCTGCCGAGTGTTCGATACCTTGGTCTACAGGCAGAATGGAGAGATAACCGGTATTGGCAAGGCGTCCAGTTGAGTAGAGCTGTTGCAGACTGCGAAGGACTTGGGGGTTGCGATCGCTTTGTGCAAAAATGCGATCTACCGAATCCGGGCCGGGTAGATGTAATAGCTGTTTAGAAACTTTCGCTTGGTAGGTTAGCAAGTCTTCAGCTTCGTTACCCAGCCAAGATTCAATCGCGTGAGGTACTGATGCGGTAGCCGTCATAAGTGTTTTCCTCAAGACTTGATCGTATGAGGCAGATATTCTTTTATTGTGGCAGTGGCTTGCTGTGAGGGACTATCTATATGGATAGAGTTCTAGAAACGAAGCCGCGCTTGAGAATGGTATTTCAAATTACAATTGTCCAAAATTTAATTAATCAGGAGAGTGATGGTAAACGGTTTCTAAGGATTTTTTATCCACAACCGTTCGCCGCTGGCGGCGCGGTTTCTTTCCTCCTGGAAACTCATGCAGCAGCACGTAGAAACAGGGGATGATAAATAGGGTTAAAAGTGTTGCTAAAGATAAACCTGAAAACACCACAACACCCAAAGGTTGCAGAAACTCTGAACCTTCCCCAATGCCCAAAGCTAGCGGGAACAAGCCTAAGACGGTGGTAATAGTCGTCATCATAATCGGTCGCAGGCGTTGGGGGGCGGCTTTCAAAATCGCCGTTTGGCGGTCAATGTCTTCCTTTTCGCGAATTTGGTTAGCCAGCTCGATCATGAGGATGCCAATATTGACCACAATCCCCACCAGTAGTATTGCACCAACTAGCACCGTTGCACCGATCGCGGTTTGAGTAACATAAAGCCCCAAAAGCCCACCTGCCAGGGCAAGGGGTACTGTAAACATGATGACCAAAGGGTCAATCAGCGAGTTGTACTGCACCGCCATCACCACAAACACCAAAAAGGCCGCTAATCCTCCCAGAAGCTTGAGGGCATCTTGCAACTGCCGATTCGTTTCGCTGGCGGAACTGGGTAACACGCTGACGCCATCGGGTAACTCTAAAGAAGCGACGACAGCGTTGGTTTGGGCGATCG is a window of Microcoleus sp. AS-A8 DNA encoding:
- a CDS encoding pyridoxal phosphate-dependent aminotransferase, whose amino-acid sequence is MKLAARVGQVPPSLTLAIAAKAKALKAEGIDVCSFSAGEPDFDTPAHIKAAAEKALQEGKTKYGPAAGEPKLREAIARKLREDNGLCYNAENVIVTNGGKHSLFNLMLALIEAGDEVIIPAPYWLSYPEMVKLAEGTPVIVSTDVSSGYKITPDQLRSAITPKTKLFVLNSPSNPTGMIYTPEEIKALAEVVVENNIWVVSDEIYERILYDGAEHLSIGAIGAEIFDRTIISNGFAKAYSMTGWRLGYLAGPVELIKAATTIQSHSTSNVCTFAQYGAIAALEGSQDCVEEMCQAFAARRQVMLDRLNAIPGLVCPKPDGAFYMFPDISQTGMKSMEFCNALLESHQVAVVPGIAFGADDCIRLSYATDMASIQKGMDRVEKFVRGISLG
- a CDS encoding class I fructose-bisphosphate aldolase, producing the protein MTATASVPHAIESWLGNEAEDLLTYQAKVSKQLLHLPGPDSVDRIFAQSDRNPQVLRSLQQLYSTGRLANTGYLSILPVDQGIEHSAGASFAPNPMYFDPENIVKLAIAGGCNGVATTLGVLGMVSRKYAHRIPFIAKINHNELLTYPNQFDQIMFASVEQAWNLGAVAVGATIYFGSDQSTRQIQEVSRAFARAHELGMATILWCYLRNNAFKQDQDYHIAADLTGQANHLGVTIEADIIKQKLPENNNGYGAVAKASGKSYGKTNERVYSELTTDHPIDLTRYQVLNCYAGRAGLINSGGASGKSDFAEAIRTAVINKRAGGSGLISGRKTFQRPFEEGIKLFHAIQDIYLSNEVTIA
- a CDS encoding J domain-containing protein, which codes for MLDTQRYYKILDLNPGASPEEVHQGYIDLTWVWHPDRFAGHPRLQQKAHHKLQEINEAHAQLRYLQTVPRTQGFRTPSKPQATPVPQAPSSPSSSEGLYQQRAKQTREVNNPKTVKECKPNLSPNRRHFDDWLD